A single genomic interval of Natronolimnobius sp. AArcel1 harbors:
- a CDS encoding Lrp/AsnC family transcriptional regulator codes for MVTAFVMIKANTGEADRLRDDITEIEGVESAHIVAGDVDIIAKARVETPAEVKEIAATQIQSIEGIEDTQTYIAMD; via the coding sequence ATGGTTACTGCATTTGTCATGATCAAGGCGAATACGGGCGAGGCGGATCGACTACGAGATGATATCACCGAAATCGAGGGCGTCGAATCGGCGCATATCGTCGCCGGTGACGTCGATATTATCGCGAAAGCACGTGTCGAGACACCCGCCGAAGTCAAAGAGATCGCGGCGACACAGATTCAGTCTATCGAGGGGATCGAAGACACGCAGACGTATATCGCGATGGATTAG
- a CDS encoding TrkA family potassium uptake protein, whose product MRFVIIGAGRVGLRTARVLREEGHDVTLVERDEPKCRRARNEGFSVIEGDGSREDLLEEAGIAEANAFGALTGDLNVNFTACMIAKHYGCRTVMRIDEAYREGIYRKYAAEVDEIIYPERLGAIGAKNALLGGTIRAIADIAQHLQVVELTITDDAPVNGYTITELELPADSRVLAFGKREGELALPDDDESLEVGDRVVVLADFDVLSDVRQLLVGESTHEAATNAALEADADTETADKTDQSNEGVN is encoded by the coding sequence ATGCGGTTCGTGATCATTGGCGCTGGACGAGTCGGGTTACGTACGGCGCGTGTCTTACGTGAGGAGGGCCACGATGTAACGCTCGTCGAGCGTGACGAGCCGAAATGTCGACGCGCTCGCAACGAGGGATTTTCCGTCATCGAGGGCGACGGCTCTCGAGAGGATCTCCTCGAGGAAGCAGGCATCGCCGAAGCCAATGCATTCGGCGCGCTGACCGGCGATCTGAACGTCAACTTCACCGCGTGTATGATCGCGAAACACTACGGCTGTCGGACTGTGATGCGGATCGACGAAGCCTACCGAGAGGGCATTTACCGCAAGTACGCCGCAGAAGTCGACGAGATCATCTATCCCGAGCGACTGGGCGCAATCGGCGCGAAAAACGCCTTACTCGGCGGGACGATTCGCGCAATCGCTGACATCGCCCAGCATCTCCAGGTTGTCGAACTGACCATCACTGACGATGCGCCGGTCAACGGCTACACAATCACCGAACTCGAGTTGCCTGCCGACTCGCGCGTGCTCGCGTTCGGCAAGCGCGAGGGTGAACTGGCACTGCCAGACGATGACGAATCACTCGAGGTCGGTGATCGAGTCGTCGTACTTGCCGATTTCGACGTGCTGAGCGACGTCCGACAGCTCCTGGTCGGTGAATCCACACACGAGGCGGCGACGAACGCGGCGCTCGAGGCGGACGCAGATACGGAGACGGCGGATAAGACGGACCAGTCTAACGAGGGTGTCAACTAA
- a CDS encoding Lrp/AsnC ligand binding domain-containing protein — protein sequence MVHAFIMVKTAAGKSEGLLANIRDFDRASDAHIVAGTYDIIVEVDAEEVYDILETVSSNIQGLEGVTETKTYIAMD from the coding sequence ATGGTTCACGCGTTTATCATGGTCAAGACAGCCGCCGGGAAGTCCGAGGGACTCCTCGCCAATATCAGGGACTTCGACCGCGCCAGCGACGCTCACATTGTCGCCGGAACCTACGACATCATCGTCGAAGTCGACGCCGAGGAAGTCTATGACATCCTCGAGACCGTCTCCTCGAATATCCAGGGTCTCGAAGGGGTGACCGAGACAAAGACGTATATTGCGATGGACTAA
- a CDS encoding thiamine pyrophosphate-dependent dehydrogenase E1 component subunit alpha yields the protein MHRVIADRDLSATRFDADDALACFRDMVRARQFDDRAVALQRRGWMSGYPPFRGQEASQVGAAHALLESDWLVPTYRSNAMQLAHGVPMADIFRFRRGYPEYTSEHDLNVFPQAVPIATQIPHAVGLGMALEYDSEPDGETPAVCCYLGDGATSEGDFHEGLNFAGVFDAPVVFFCENNGWAISMPRERQTASATLAQKAEAYGFEGVRVDGNDPLAVQAVMLEALEAARNGDPVLVESLTYRQGAHTTSDDPSRYRDDAPDLPDWRTADPLERFETYLRDQGVLDDALRENLVADANAELEDAVDEVESAPLPDPDDVFESVYEDMPPRLAEQRAWLEAFASGTEVRDLEY from the coding sequence ATGCACCGCGTTATCGCCGACCGTGACCTCTCTGCAACTCGGTTCGACGCCGACGACGCGCTCGCGTGTTTTCGCGATATGGTTCGTGCCCGCCAGTTCGACGACCGAGCGGTTGCCCTCCAGCGCCGTGGCTGGATGAGCGGCTATCCTCCCTTCCGTGGACAGGAAGCCTCGCAGGTCGGGGCAGCACACGCCTTGCTCGAGTCGGACTGGCTGGTGCCGACCTATCGCTCGAATGCGATGCAACTGGCCCATGGCGTCCCGATGGCCGATATTTTTCGCTTTCGCCGGGGCTACCCGGAGTACACCTCCGAGCACGACCTGAACGTGTTCCCGCAGGCGGTGCCGATTGCGACGCAGATTCCACACGCCGTTGGGTTGGGTATGGCACTCGAGTACGACAGCGAACCCGACGGTGAAACGCCAGCGGTCTGTTGTTATCTTGGTGATGGCGCGACCTCCGAGGGAGACTTCCACGAGGGACTCAATTTCGCGGGGGTGTTCGACGCTCCAGTCGTCTTTTTCTGTGAGAACAACGGCTGGGCGATTTCGATGCCCCGCGAGCGCCAGACGGCGAGTGCCACCTTAGCGCAGAAGGCCGAGGCCTACGGCTTCGAGGGCGTCCGCGTCGACGGCAACGACCCGCTCGCAGTACAGGCGGTCATGCTCGAGGCCCTCGAGGCCGCCCGAAACGGTGACCCAGTCCTCGTCGAGAGCCTGACGTACCGACAGGGGGCACACACGACGAGCGACGATCCATCCCGCTATCGAGACGACGCGCCCGACCTCCCCGACTGGCGCACTGCAGATCCGCTCGAGCGATTCGAGACCTATCTCCGCGATCAGGGCGTCCTTGACGACGCCCTGCGCGAGAACCTGGTTGCCGACGCCAACGCGGAACTCGAGGACGCAGTCGACGAAGTAGAATCAGCGCCGCTGCCTGACCCAGATGACGTGTTTGAGTCCGTCTACGAGGACATGCCGCCGCGACTCGCGGAACAGCGCGCGTGGCTCGAGGCGTTCGCGTCAGGAACAGAGGTTCGCGATCTCGAGTACTGA
- the tmk gene encoding dTMP kinase: MLVTLEGLDGSGKTTVWEALRERYPEAVFTREPTNDSWYGDAVYRSIKDDDADSLAELFLYTADHAAHLERVIKPALERDEVVISDRYSDSRFAYQGATLERAANDYGLDDPLQYVVDVHEPFSITPDLTIYLDLEPERGAERAGATNKFEHADYLADVRANYERLRENDPERFVRIDATQEPDAVLESVKEVLAAQLTE, from the coding sequence ATGCTCGTGACGCTCGAGGGACTCGACGGTAGCGGCAAAACGACGGTCTGGGAGGCTTTGCGGGAGCGTTATCCCGAGGCAGTCTTTACGCGCGAACCGACGAATGACTCGTGGTACGGCGACGCAGTCTATCGCTCGATCAAAGACGACGACGCTGACTCGCTTGCGGAGCTCTTTCTCTATACCGCAGACCACGCCGCCCACCTCGAGCGCGTCATCAAACCCGCCCTTGAACGCGACGAGGTCGTGATTTCAGATCGCTACTCGGATTCTCGCTTTGCCTATCAGGGCGCGACCCTCGAGCGCGCTGCCAACGACTACGGCCTCGACGACCCGCTGCAGTACGTCGTCGATGTCCACGAGCCGTTCTCGATCACGCCCGATCTGACGATCTACCTCGACCTCGAGCCCGAACGCGGCGCCGAACGCGCTGGCGCGACGAACAAGTTCGAACACGCAGACTACCTCGCGGACGTGCGGGCCAACTACGAACGTCTCCGTGAGAACGACCCAGAGCGCTTCGTCCGCATCGATGCGACACAGGAACCGGACGCCGTCCTCGAGTCGGTCAAGGAGGTACTGGCTGCGCAACTCACAGAGTAA
- a CDS encoding complex I NDUFA9 subunit family protein has protein sequence MKVLVAGGAGFIGTALCTELLERGHEVTALSRNPDSDDLPVDIDLAVGDVSAYDSIESAVDGHDAIINLVSPSPLFQPDDDDLYERVHLGGTANLVRAAEDHEVPRFVQISALGADPDGPTDYIRAKGRAEDVVTDSDLSWTIVRPSIVFGDGAEFLEFTKQVTTPYVTGLPGGGKTRFQPIWVEDFVPLLAETLEDDAHIGEIHEIGGPQIVTLADATELAYAAEGKSVTIVPIPLPVTKLGLTAVGPVPFVPFGPDQARSLEFDNTVADNDVGTFGVDETELQTLSSYLGVWE, from the coding sequence ATGAAGGTCCTCGTCGCTGGCGGTGCCGGCTTCATTGGAACGGCGCTGTGTACGGAACTGCTCGAGCGCGGTCACGAGGTGACGGCACTGTCACGCAATCCTGACAGTGACGACCTCCCGGTGGACATCGACCTCGCGGTCGGCGACGTCAGCGCATACGATTCGATCGAAAGCGCTGTCGACGGCCACGACGCCATCATCAACCTTGTCTCGCCCTCACCGTTGTTTCAGCCCGACGATGATGACCTCTACGAGCGTGTTCACCTCGGCGGCACCGCAAACCTCGTCCGCGCGGCCGAGGATCACGAAGTACCTCGATTCGTTCAGATCAGCGCACTCGGGGCCGATCCCGACGGTCCGACCGATTACATCCGCGCGAAAGGACGGGCTGAAGACGTCGTCACTGACTCCGACCTCTCGTGGACCATCGTTCGCCCCTCGATCGTGTTCGGCGACGGCGCGGAGTTCCTCGAGTTCACAAAGCAGGTGACAACGCCGTACGTAACCGGCCTACCGGGTGGTGGCAAGACGCGTTTCCAGCCAATCTGGGTCGAAGATTTCGTCCCACTGCTTGCCGAGACGCTCGAGGACGACGCCCATATCGGTGAAATACACGAGATCGGTGGCCCACAGATCGTCACGCTCGCGGACGCGACGGAACTCGCGTACGCGGCCGAGGGAAAATCCGTGACGATCGTCCCAATTCCACTCCCAGTGACGAAACTTGGCCTGACTGCGGTCGGTCCCGTTCCATTTGTCCCCTTCGGCCCGGATCAGGCCCGCTCGCTCGAGTTCGATAACACAGTCGCGGACAACGACGTGGGCACGTTCGGTGTCGACGAAACGGAACTACAAACACTCAGTTCGTATCTCGGTGTCTGGGAATAG
- a CDS encoding tubulin/FtsZ family protein, whose product MKLAMIGFGQAGGKIVDRFLDYDDRTNSGIVRAAVAVNSAKADLIGLDNIPQENRVLIGQARVKGHGVGADNELGAEVAEEDIDEVQNAIDQIPTHEVDAFLVVAGMGGGTGSGGAPVLAKHLKRIYTIPVYGLGVLPGTDEGGIYTLNAARSFQTFVREVDNLMVFDNDSWRQTGESVEGGYDQINEEIVRRFGILFGAGEVGEGEEVAESVVDSSEIINTLSGGGVSTVGFASEEVELNSGGGLLSRFTGDGGGSGDNLDAANTTNRITSLVRKAALGRLTLPCEIEGTERALLVLSGPSEYLNRKGIERGRKWLEEETGSMEVRGGDYPRDEPEVAAAILLSGVTNVPRIKRLQQVAIEAQDNIDDIQQESEENLEELVEDDEDELEPLF is encoded by the coding sequence ATGAAGTTGGCGATGATCGGATTCGGACAGGCCGGTGGCAAAATCGTCGATCGATTCCTCGATTACGACGATCGAACGAACAGCGGAATCGTCCGTGCGGCGGTCGCTGTTAACTCCGCGAAAGCGGACCTCATCGGGCTGGACAACATTCCACAGGAGAATAGAGTACTCATCGGGCAGGCCCGCGTCAAGGGCCATGGGGTGGGTGCAGACAACGAGCTCGGCGCGGAAGTCGCCGAAGAGGATATCGACGAGGTCCAGAACGCAATCGACCAGATTCCGACGCACGAAGTCGACGCGTTCCTCGTCGTTGCCGGGATGGGTGGCGGTACCGGATCCGGTGGTGCACCCGTCCTCGCGAAACATCTCAAACGGATCTATACGATCCCAGTCTACGGGCTTGGCGTCCTGCCGGGCACGGACGAAGGTGGGATTTACACGCTCAACGCGGCCCGATCCTTCCAGACGTTCGTCCGCGAAGTGGACAACCTGATGGTCTTCGACAACGACTCCTGGCGACAAACCGGTGAGTCCGTCGAAGGCGGCTACGACCAGATTAACGAGGAAATCGTCCGCCGATTCGGCATCCTCTTCGGTGCTGGTGAGGTCGGCGAAGGCGAAGAGGTCGCCGAAAGCGTCGTCGACTCCTCCGAGATTATCAACACCCTCTCGGGTGGCGGTGTCTCGACCGTTGGCTTTGCCAGCGAAGAAGTCGAGTTGAACAGCGGCGGCGGTCTCCTCTCACGATTCACCGGCGATGGAGGCGGGAGCGGCGACAATCTCGACGCTGCAAACACGACCAACCGCATTACGAGTCTCGTTCGCAAGGCCGCACTCGGCCGTCTCACACTCCCGTGTGAGATTGAAGGCACCGAGCGCGCGCTGCTCGTCCTCTCTGGCCCCTCGGAGTACCTGAACCGGAAAGGCATCGAACGCGGGCGGAAATGGCTCGAGGAGGAAACGGGAAGCATGGAAGTCCGTGGTGGCGACTATCCGCGCGACGAGCCGGAAGTCGCAGCCGCCATCCTGCTGTCGGGAGTCACCAACGTCCCGCGCATCAAGCGTCTCCAGCAGGTTGCAATCGAAGCACAGGACAACATCGACGATATCCAACAGGAAAGCGAGGAGAACCTGGAAGAACTCGTCGAAGACGACGAAGACGAACTCGAGCCGCTGTTCTAG
- the cofC gene encoding 2-phospho-L-lactate guanylyltransferase: protein MRIVVPFAASTPKTRLQPVLSPAERSTFAKAMLGDVLTALTDAGYDPTVLATTPLDLEAEAYSLESGVLEAVSVAVDERPLTEAVNARLGASASDPVAVVMADLALATPDALERLFATDADVAITPGRGSGTNALVVRHPDVRVDYHGTSYLDHCENAQDVGASLEMVDSFRLATDIDEPADLVEVLVHGEDDARAPAALREFGFELAETDGRVTVTRRESPASK from the coding sequence ATGCGCATCGTCGTGCCGTTCGCTGCAAGCACTCCGAAAACCCGGCTGCAGCCCGTGCTCTCGCCGGCTGAGCGCTCGACGTTTGCAAAGGCAATGCTCGGTGACGTACTCACCGCGCTCACCGACGCCGGTTACGACCCAACGGTACTCGCGACGACGCCACTCGACCTCGAGGCCGAGGCATACAGCCTCGAGTCCGGCGTGCTCGAGGCAGTTTCGGTTGCTGTCGATGAGCGTCCACTCACTGAAGCGGTCAACGCACGGCTTGGCGCAAGCGCGTCCGACCCCGTTGCCGTCGTGATGGCAGATCTTGCGCTTGCGACGCCAGATGCACTCGAGCGACTCTTTGCGACTGACGCAGACGTTGCTATCACACCAGGTCGCGGCAGCGGGACGAACGCACTCGTTGTGCGCCATCCGGACGTTCGAGTCGACTACCATGGCACGTCCTATCTCGATCACTGTGAGAATGCACAAGACGTGGGGGCCAGCCTCGAGATGGTTGATTCGTTTCGGCTGGCGACGGATATCGACGAGCCCGCAGATCTCGTTGAGGTGTTGGTTCACGGTGAAGATGACGCTCGTGCACCAGCCGCGCTTCGAGAGTTCGGATTCGAACTCGCTGAAACGGACGGACGCGTTACGGTCACTCGCCGTGAGTCGCCAGCGTCGAAGTGA
- the cofG gene encoding 7,8-didemethyl-8-hydroxy-5-deazariboflavin synthase subunit CofG translates to MIPGAREYGVEIEIDDSAIDEVLAVTPADVEAPAALTFARNVFIPLTTACRYTCTYCTYFDAPGQASLLSLEEVREICARGAAAGCTEALFTFGDDPDERYTEIHEQLEAWGHDSIHTYLREACEVALEEGLLPHANPGDQTREQMATVADVNASMGVMLESTAEVDAHAGPRKKEPGQRLRTIKNAGELDVAFTTGILVGIGESWRDRAESLLAIAEMHARYDHIQEVIVQPVANNERWSEGSPDLETMRRVTAMARAALPEEISVQVPPNLAPARELIDCGVDDLGGVSPITDDHINPDYKWPALRELEEIAASADLPLGERLPVYERFLPEDLRTNGFDGVAADGTAGATDGRDPTTERMWISPVIREAIAADDTAGERYRDVLESTP, encoded by the coding sequence ATGATTCCCGGGGCACGCGAGTACGGCGTCGAGATCGAAATCGACGACAGCGCCATCGATGAGGTGCTCGCAGTGACGCCAGCCGATGTCGAGGCCCCGGCGGCGCTGACGTTCGCACGAAACGTATTCATCCCGCTGACGACTGCGTGTCGCTACACCTGTACGTACTGTACCTACTTTGACGCGCCAGGACAGGCCTCGTTGCTCTCGCTCGAGGAGGTTCGCGAAATCTGTGCCCGCGGCGCTGCTGCAGGCTGTACGGAGGCGCTGTTCACCTTCGGTGACGACCCGGATGAGCGCTATACGGAGATTCACGAGCAACTCGAAGCATGGGGCCACGACTCGATTCATACCTACCTGCGCGAGGCCTGCGAGGTCGCCCTCGAGGAAGGACTGCTTCCCCACGCCAATCCCGGTGACCAGACGCGCGAGCAGATGGCAACCGTCGCCGACGTCAACGCGAGTATGGGCGTGATGCTCGAGTCGACTGCCGAAGTCGACGCTCACGCAGGCCCCCGAAAAAAAGAGCCGGGCCAGCGTCTGCGGACCATCAAAAACGCAGGTGAACTCGACGTGGCCTTCACAACGGGCATTCTGGTCGGCATCGGAGAATCCTGGCGCGACCGCGCCGAGAGCCTGCTCGCGATTGCCGAGATGCACGCCCGCTATGATCACATTCAGGAGGTCATCGTCCAGCCAGTCGCAAACAACGAGCGCTGGTCCGAGGGGTCGCCCGACCTCGAGACCATGCGCCGGGTGACGGCAATGGCTCGGGCCGCGTTACCCGAGGAAATTTCGGTGCAGGTGCCGCCGAATCTCGCACCTGCCCGCGAGTTGATCGACTGTGGCGTCGATGATCTTGGGGGTGTCTCGCCGATCACGGACGATCACATCAATCCCGACTACAAGTGGCCCGCACTGCGCGAACTCGAGGAGATTGCGGCAAGCGCGGACCTACCACTCGGCGAGCGACTGCCGGTCTACGAGCGATTCCTTCCCGAGGACCTGCGAACGAATGGATTCGACGGCGTGGCTGCGGATGGGACTGCGGGCGCAACGGACGGCCGTGACCCGACAACAGAGCGCATGTGGATCTCGCCCGTGATCCGGGAGGCCATCGCGGCCGACGATACGGCGGGAGAGCGGTATCGGGACGTCCTCGAGTCAACCCCATAA
- a CDS encoding MoxR family ATPase: protein MSVPDAAATADDVIDEILSAVVADRAIFEEVTAGLLARGHVLLEDVPGTGKTLTARSFATALGLEFSRIQFTPDLMPADVTGSYVFEEETGEFHFTPGPVFANVVLADEINRAPPKTQSALLEAMAEGQVTVDGETHELPEPFIVIATQNPVEQEGTFELPEAQRDRFMIKTSLGYPDAAGTRELIDRRADRDVPDPTVEPVIGREAVRELQTVPEMVTVEDPIRDYIAAICRQTRLDGRVDVGVSPRGVQRLFEVARARAVLEGRDYVVPDDVKHIAPASLAHRLVLTPEASVEGASRRRVIDSVLEDVDVPAMDPESTEQ, encoded by the coding sequence ATGTCAGTCCCCGACGCCGCTGCAACTGCCGACGACGTTATCGACGAAATCCTCTCCGCTGTCGTCGCCGACCGAGCCATTTTCGAAGAGGTCACCGCTGGCTTGCTGGCACGCGGACACGTCCTGCTCGAGGACGTTCCCGGTACCGGTAAAACGCTAACCGCCCGTTCGTTCGCGACCGCACTCGGCCTCGAGTTCTCCCGTATTCAGTTTACGCCCGATCTGATGCCCGCCGACGTGACCGGGTCGTACGTGTTCGAGGAAGAAACCGGCGAGTTCCACTTTACGCCAGGGCCGGTCTTCGCGAACGTCGTGCTGGCTGACGAGATCAATCGTGCGCCACCGAAAACGCAATCTGCCCTGCTCGAGGCAATGGCCGAAGGGCAGGTCACCGTCGATGGAGAAACCCACGAGTTGCCGGAGCCGTTCATCGTCATCGCGACGCAGAATCCGGTTGAACAGGAAGGAACGTTTGAACTCCCAGAAGCCCAACGCGATCGATTTATGATTAAAACCTCGCTTGGGTATCCCGACGCCGCGGGGACGCGCGAACTGATCGACCGCCGCGCCGACCGTGACGTGCCGGACCCAACCGTCGAGCCTGTCATCGGTCGGGAGGCCGTTCGAGAGCTACAGACAGTTCCCGAAATGGTTACCGTCGAGGATCCGATTCGCGACTATATCGCTGCGATCTGTCGGCAAACGCGACTCGACGGGCGCGTCGATGTCGGTGTCTCCCCGCGAGGCGTCCAGCGCCTGTTCGAAGTCGCTCGCGCTCGAGCCGTCCTCGAGGGTCGTGACTACGTCGTTCCGGATGATGTCAAACACATCGCGCCCGCGTCGCTCGCGCATCGACTCGTGTTGACGCCGGAAGCGAGCGTCGAAGGCGCATCCAGACGCCGCGTTATTGACTCCGTCCTCGAGGATGTCGATGTCCCTGCGATGGACCCCGAATCAACGGAACAGTAG
- a CDS encoding DUF58 domain-containing protein translates to MTDADRTVERIDQGEWAIVVALLLAGLGLTVGSQVLVAAATLPLLYVGAAIFGTPPNATVRLSRTLSIDDDGGTVTDGGRSDDETAVSGNPGQHVSVRTTIQNTGSEPIIDLRVIDGVPEELSVTAGSPRACVTLEPLETVTLEYTLSLQRGEYVFDAATVRARDVSATVTETWAEPVEGQTELQCTPSVESVALGTATTEHTGAVPTDEGGAGIEFHSVREYEPSDPVNAIDWRRYAGSRELATVEYRAERSTHVVCVVDSRPSQFRAATTEQLPAIDLSVDAAERAFETLVDAGHPTGVARLGSGAIETIPPGTGPETAERATRLLESISNSNKQMRYYTRTSSNNSAAELITSLPGEAQVYLFSSFVDDEPLELIEGLCTRGYPVRIISPDVTDGDDSATKLEGLDRDTRLARARATGARVVDWSLERPLRLVLADAIGEVKHR, encoded by the coding sequence ATGACCGACGCTGACAGAACCGTCGAGCGCATCGATCAAGGCGAGTGGGCTATCGTCGTCGCGCTGTTGCTGGCGGGTCTTGGACTCACAGTCGGCAGTCAGGTGCTCGTCGCCGCGGCAACGCTCCCGCTTTTGTACGTTGGTGCGGCCATTTTCGGGACGCCACCGAACGCGACGGTTCGTCTTAGCCGAACGCTGTCAATCGACGACGACGGCGGAACCGTCACAGATGGCGGCCGATCTGACGACGAAACAGCCGTTTCGGGCAATCCGGGCCAGCACGTCAGCGTCCGAACGACGATCCAAAACACCGGCTCCGAGCCGATCATCGACCTCCGCGTTATCGACGGTGTTCCCGAAGAACTGTCCGTTACTGCGGGTTCGCCACGAGCCTGCGTGACGCTCGAGCCACTCGAGACGGTGACACTCGAGTACACACTCTCGCTCCAACGGGGCGAGTATGTATTCGACGCGGCGACGGTTCGAGCGCGGGACGTAAGCGCTACCGTCACCGAGACGTGGGCCGAGCCGGTCGAGGGACAGACCGAACTTCAGTGTACGCCGAGCGTCGAGTCCGTGGCGCTTGGGACGGCGACGACCGAGCATACGGGTGCTGTCCCGACTGACGAAGGCGGCGCAGGCATCGAGTTCCACTCGGTTCGGGAGTACGAGCCAAGCGACCCGGTCAACGCAATCGATTGGCGACGGTATGCTGGGAGTCGCGAGCTTGCGACCGTCGAATATCGTGCCGAACGCTCGACACACGTCGTCTGTGTCGTCGACTCGCGTCCGAGCCAGTTCCGTGCGGCGACCACCGAACAGTTGCCAGCGATCGATCTCTCGGTTGACGCCGCCGAGCGCGCGTTCGAGACGCTCGTCGACGCCGGCCACCCGACGGGCGTTGCCAGACTCGGATCGGGTGCTATCGAAACGATCCCACCGGGAACCGGCCCCGAGACGGCTGAACGAGCCACGCGACTGCTCGAGTCGATTTCGAACTCGAACAAACAGATGCGCTACTACACACGAACGTCTTCGAACAACTCCGCGGCAGAGCTCATTACGTCACTTCCCGGCGAGGCACAGGTCTATCTGTTCTCCTCGTTCGTCGACGACGAGCCGCTCGAGCTCATCGAGGGGCTTTGCACCCGGGGCTATCCCGTTCGCATCATCTCACCCGACGTCACTGATGGCGACGATTCCGCAACCAAACTTGAGGGGCTCGATCGTGACACGCGACTGGCTCGCGCCCGAGCGACCGGCGCTCGCGTCGTCGACTGGTCACTCGAGCGGCCGCTGCGACTCGTTCTCGCTGACGCTATTGGGGAGGTGAAACACCGATGA
- a CDS encoding phage holin family protein translates to MSDRSISVFQPIAWVRTADSERLALAVIAGSVLFTLAVITLGGFVQFGSGIIAVLYTLATVLPVVGVLLAAGALWWGLSTLEPAEPPLAAAEPPEQGETRTNQPVARETIWTLERATSNWYHCRNEGATAEIHEQLTDGVVRTLRSKGGLEETRAREAVQSGTWTDDRVASAFLADDQSQPIGERLRGFLDPGAAFDRRLRRTLAAIETIDDNPRWQPPTATEAASESTDSASLTNETEESHSPSAPATDSIDSSDSTAGDSRTANTSPHSSESVQEVAR, encoded by the coding sequence ATGAGCGACCGCTCGATTTCGGTGTTCCAGCCGATCGCCTGGGTGCGAACTGCCGACTCGGAGCGTCTCGCACTCGCTGTGATTGCAGGGAGTGTCCTCTTTACGCTTGCAGTGATTACGCTCGGTGGCTTCGTGCAGTTCGGCTCGGGGATCATCGCCGTCCTCTATACGCTTGCAACGGTCCTGCCCGTTGTTGGCGTTTTACTCGCTGCAGGCGCGCTATGGTGGGGGCTCTCCACACTCGAGCCAGCCGAACCTCCATTGGCAGCTGCAGAGCCACCTGAACAGGGCGAAACTCGGACGAATCAGCCCGTTGCACGCGAAACTATCTGGACGCTCGAGCGGGCGACCTCGAACTGGTATCACTGTCGTAACGAGGGAGCGACTGCCGAGATCCACGAACAGCTTACAGACGGCGTCGTTCGCACCCTTCGGTCGAAAGGCGGCCTCGAGGAGACTCGTGCCCGCGAGGCGGTTCAATCGGGGACGTGGACAGACGACCGCGTCGCGAGTGCGTTTCTTGCGGACGACCAGTCACAGCCGATCGGCGAACGGCTTCGCGGATTCCTTGATCCCGGCGCAGCGTTCGACCGGCGACTCCGACGAACGCTGGCTGCAATCGAGACGATCGACGACAACCCGCGGTGGCAACCACCGACTGCAACCGAAGCAGCGTCTGAGAGTACTGATTCAGCGTCACTCACAAACGAGACCGAAGAGAGTCACTCACCCAGCGCGCCAGCCACCGATTCGATTGACTCGAGCGATTCGACTGCTGGAGACTCGAGGACGGCCAATACGTCACCTCACTCGAGCGAATCGGTACAGGAGGTGGCTCGATGA